ACAATCTGGACCATCTTTGTGGTGGTAGTGGTTAGATTCGGACCAATGTCAATCTGGAAGCAAAGCAGTTGTGCTGAATGAACATGGAGCAAAAGCTGAAACACATGGACCGTGGGAGTTTTTCAGGCTGGCAAAGACCGAATGATGAATGGTCCAACATTAGGATAGTACTGTATCAATCACCCTCTACCACATCCTCTCTTTTCTACCACCACCTCTAGAACACACCCCCCTCTCCCACTCCAAGAAAAGATCATGTCATGTGCACACACAGGTAAAGAGCAAGCCATGGCTGACGCTGACCACTACTAGTACCAGGCACTAGGTGTAGTATACGACTAATAGTAAATTAACTAGAACTATCACATATACAAAAGCTGGGAAGAAGCGCGGTTAAAACAAGAAAGCAAAAGCGATTAGGAGTAGAAAGAAAAACATCTCGGCGCCCGTCTGCCGATGCGTACGAGCACGTGGGCTCCATCATGGCAGAGCATAAACAAGCATAGCCCGTCCTCTCCACCATCCACAGGCACCAAGAGATGAGATTCCCGGTCTCCAACGCTTGCACTGCCATTGCACATTGTCATGCAGCAAAGTCGCCTCTCCTCCTTAATATCACCTGATACAAGAACAGGTTCAGAGATCGATCGGTTTCTTTTAATCTGCTAAAAATGTAATCCAATGCAGCAATACAGTACTAGTACAGAAGAATGgcagtagtgtgtgtgtgtgtgtgtgtgtgtgtgtgtgtgtgtttgcgaATGGCAGTAGTAGAAGTAGTCCAAATGCGAGCGTTATGATGTCCTGACCAGCTGGGAGGACTTTTGGACCAGGGCACGATGGCCGCGCTTGGCCCAACACTGTTGGAGGGCGCGCGCTTACTTTGCCGGAAAGCAACGATGGCCATGGCGTCCCTCGAGGCGGAGCACGACACCGACCAAAGCGGAGAGGGAGGGATAGGATTGACCCTGCTTCCAGTTCCACTTCCACCCTGGTTTTCTTAAAACTCCGAAGTGGGAAATGGATGACACTGCGGTTTCTTTATTAAACCGGTCGAGTTCTCCACTCGTGTGTGCTGTGTTGTGTGGACTAGTACCACTAGCTCTTAATTTGTCAAGAGTAAgactaatacaaaaacaaaatttgGTTTTGGTAGGTTCTGTCATCTGTGACAGCGTGATTAGAAGCAAGGATGGAAAATCCCCGTGATTAGATTCCTTGTTTAGTTAGCCATTGTTGCCGACTGTGGTGACAGACAAAATGCTACTCCAACATTGACATGACAATGGGGTGATCAACTGACGAAAACAACTAGTGCGATGAACTGTATTTGTTACTGCCATTGTGTGGCACCGAAGCAAGGAATGTGGATGAACTTGTTTTGTTACCTGCGGTGGGGCTTAGAACGGCAGGCTtttggaggtggaggaggaggagagcgcctTGAGGCCGTCCGACGGCGCCAGGTCCTGCGGGAGCCGCGCGCGCCGCACGATCCGCCGCATGTTGCTCTGCAGGCTCTGCTGCACCAGCTGCCGCACGGCGCGCTTCTCATTGCTCATGCAGCAGGCCTccccctccgcctcctcctcctcctcgcccccctcctcccggcgccgccctccgccgccgccgcgctcctgCGGCGCCGACACCGTGGCCACGACGCCGGACGCGTCGACCACCTGCTTGCCCTTGTCGGCGCGCAGGATCTCCAGGATCCTCGACGCGCGCTTCTGCGCCAGCGCCGTGCCCACCAGCGTCAGCTCCAGCAGCGCCGACGTGGCGCCCGCCTCCGCCATGGCCGCGCGGTCGCCGTAGCTCCGGTGCGCCAGCACCATCAGCACGTACGCGGCCTTCTCCTGGCACCCGGCCTCGTCGGACCAGTTGAGCACGTCCACGAGGACCGGCACCGCGTCCGGGGCGCggctcacagcgcgccggccctcgggGCAGGCGGCCACGATGTTGCAGAGCGCGGCGAGGGCGCGGTCCGACGCCGACATGTCTCCGATGGCCGCGATGAGCGACGGCGCGAGCCCCGCGGACAGCAGGTGCGGCACGTTCGCCGCCGCGATGGAGAGGTTGAGCAGCGCGCGCAGGGCGTCGTGCCGGACCTGCTCGGTGGCCGCGGCCTCGAACGCGCGCACGAGGAAGGGCGCGGCCCCGGAGGCGCCGATGATGGGCTTGTTCGCGTCCAGCGCGCTGAGGCAGAGGAAGTTGGCGACGAGCGCCTCCGTCAGAGCGCCGGACGCGGCCTCGGCAATGCGGAGCATCTTGTGCACGGCGCCGGCCTGGACGATCGCGGCCTTGTTCCTGCGAATCAAACCAAACACCTCCCCGCACAATCAGAAGCCGAGCACCCAGATCTGATCAGCAAGAAACAGAGGAGCGCGAGAAGCGCGTGGCGGAACAGAAGACTCACGTGTCATTGCCGATCCCCATGTTGAGGAGCGCGTACAGCGCGGCGGCCAGCAGCTCCTCGCCGCCTCCACCCTGGTCGAGCATGGCGACGAGCGGCGGGATGGCGCCGAGCATCGCGAGCATCTCCCTGGCCATGGCGTCGTCCTTGGCCTTCCTCCGCACGACCGTGGCCGCCTCGACACGCCACGAGACGCCGCCGGCAACGTCTCCCTCTCGATCCTGAAGGGCGGCGACCACGACCTTCagctcctccagcgccgccgccttccTGACGGCCGCGTCCGCCTCGCCCTCGTCGTCGCCGCACTCGGACGGCTCCGCCCTGAGCAGCTCCGCCAGCCGGTCGGCCCGCGGCCTTGGCTGCGAGTGCGCGCGTGGCTGGGGCGACCGGAAGGACGTCCGGCCGCGGCaagaaccgccgccgccgccgccgccgcacgtgaGGACCTCAAGAAGCTTCCTCCGCATGGTGGCGGCCGAGAAGACCGGCCAGAGCCGGAAACCGCCCGCATCGGCGTGCACGCACCTGACCACCATCGTTCCTTCCCCTACCGCAGCTTCGACAGCAAGTCACATTGGCCGGAGGAGGGGGACACTTGGCGAGGGAGGGGCGCTTCGGTAATGGCGTGCAGCGGAAGCCGTGGCGCGGCGCGGCGTAGTAACAGAGAGGGGTTTATACTCCGTGTGAAAGGCAGGCAAGGTGGTCACCGAACACTGACAGGGTGGGTCCATGCGGCCAGGATAAAAAATGGACGCGGAACAATTAAAAACCGGACGCCATCAATGCTGGATTTACAGTTGGATTTTGCAGTGGAGGGCCATCGAGGAGGCGACTAAAAAATGTGTTAAAAAAATGCGACACCAGGTCATTTGCAGACGACGATCTGCAGGCGAGTTAAAAGTATTTGATCAGGCCTGGTGTGCAGGATGGTGGAGCAAATTTAGTGATCTTAATAAGTGTTGAAAAGTTGGTTTATCTCCGTTACTCCGAAAGTCTGGCGGCAGTGCAAATCTGGGATCTATCGTGGCTGAGAGTGATGAGGCGTACGTAGTTACTGTGTGCATGCACTGCCACTTGCTTGACACGCCGCCGCGCACCCATGTCTGCATTGACGCAGCACAAGATTTTGTAGCTCCGCCGACAGAGAAGTCCAAGATACCGGTCCACTCCCGCTGATTGGCCCTTGTCGGTATCATACGCCCCGATGATACGACCGTATCAGGCGCATTTGCTGATGGGTATTAATATGCGGATTGCAATTCTAGTGTAGCACGTATGATCAATACATCTATCACGCATGATTAATACATCTATCACCATGTGCAGGTAAAGCACACTACTCTATCCCTTTTGGTTTATAAAAGGGTCTACCTTAATTAATTTCCTTTTCACTTTACTTCTCTTCATCGTTCGAAAAAACTTCTCTTCATCGTCTATTCAGATTCAAAGGCGcatttaaatcgttgcgtgcaattTTTTTGTTGAATACGCTAAGATggcgtatcattgcattgataggagGGGAAAACGAGTACAGAGTTCAGGGTTGGGTCGTGATCCCGTACACACGAATGACGAGATAAGGACCCAAGGAGAGCAGAAGACACAGGGGACACGGGGGATAAGGACCCAGGTCGTGATCCCGTACGCACGAATCGCTGCGTGAAATGACTAAATCAAAAGACACCAATGTTAGAATTTATGTTCTTGGCCCATGTGCATCTAAAAAATTCCTCAATCTCAAAGGCCTGTTTATAGACGGCAAGAGATAGAGGTGCAATATCTATAAATCTTGAAGACCCATGCATATATGACTTACCGGACACGACCAAATATACATTAAGATCGAGTTAGGGTTTTTGCCTCGTTTTGCTATTTGCGCCGCCATTGTAGTTTTCTCCACCGGCGAAGCTTCAACAAGGCTGAAAGGGCCATGGCCCGCCCTTGGCTGGAGCAAAATAAGGTTTTACATGAAGTTCGGCCCACAATAATTCATTAATTTTTAATTTAGTAGCACTGTATGTACTATCCGGCCCGCCCAACATATTTTTGATAGCTCCACCACTGGTCTTCTCCATCCCAAACATCGGCGTGCATCGCCGAGTGAGACAACACGTGACCAAAACCtctacccctctctctctctctctctcNNNNNNNNNNNNNNNNNNNNNNNNNNNNNNNNNNNNNNNNNNNNNNNNNNNNNNNNNNNNNNNNNNNNNNNNNNNNNNNNNNNNNNNNNNNNNNNNNNNNNNNNNNNNNNNNNNNNNNNNNNNNNNNNNNNNNNNNNNNNNNNNNNNNNNNNNNNNNNNNNNNNNNNNNNNNNNNNNNNNNNNNNNNNNNNNNNNNNNNNNNNNNNNNNNNNNNNNNNNNNNNNNNNNNNNNNNNNNNNNNNNNNNNNNNNNNNNNNNNNNNNNNNNNNNNNNNNNNNNNNNNNNNNNNNNNNNNNNNNNNNNNNNNNNNNNNNNTCCTGCACCGAGAGACGGTGGATTAGGTTTTTGGAAAGCACTACATGCGACTGCTCACGTTCATCACCATGGGGCATCTTCCTTCTTCCAAGTCAAGTGACGTCGCCTCCACCATTGTCTGGTTCGACCGGTCTTCActaacaccatcatcaacaacattgCCTCCGCGGCTGCCACCACTACTTCATCTACAAAGGATCAGTATGTGTGTTGTAGTATGATCCAGTCTCTAGGTATGGTTGTTGTTACATGCGCAAtgttgttgatcatgttttttAGTGCATCTAGTATGTTCGACATATACATGCTAATTGTTGCTTTAATCATAATTTACATTCTTGAACTAATCATGAAATTGCCTGATTATCCAACAACCAATGCAGGTAACTAACCATGTTTATTTTTTGACAATGCGATACACATGCATGCGATGCGTTAATGTAGAATAATGTGTCAACAAGAGTGATTTATTTAGATAAACAAGTGCGCTAATTGGGTACTCTGCAAACTATGAAACTTGCTTCACCACTCACCATTTATTTTGATTGAGTTTTTTAGTTAGCTCTTTTTACAACAAGTACAATAAGGTTATTTAAGCGGTTTATAAGGGTTTAAGTGTTAAATTTTTACTGAGTTGAAAAAGATAGATgagaagaaagagagaagagaagcgatAGAGTTATATACTATTAAGAGATATATGTAGCACATGCTTTAAGAAGCTTTGTGAGAGGGCCAGGTGAGCCATCTGTTGATAAAATAATAGTATTTCTTTATACTCTCTTCCTTTTTTACTACATGCATAATatttgtctaaagtcaaacttTTTATCAGGTGCATTTGCTGATGGGTATTTAGATCGCAAAATCACACATGGTTAATTTAtatttttgaaacaaggcaaaagacttgTTATTTTCATTGATTCAGAAGCAGATTTAACATAGCCCCGCATAGCGGTTTAGAGAaaacaacaacaactactactatACTCTTGCGGCATTACAATACTCAAGTGTGTAGCCCCTGCCGAAGCCCAAAGACAGGCATCCTCTTTGATCTTAGTCACAATCAATGTCGTCGGGGCGCTGAGGTTGCGGAAGACCCTGGCGTTACACTCATTCCAAATTTCCAAGACACTGGCaacatgagggaggagatggctttCCTATCCTCGCCCCTGATGTTAGCCCTATCGATCCACCACTCCTTCACCGAGGTCGCAAGCCGCCAATATGAAACGCTGATATGTAGCCCAAGCCAACTGAAGATCTTCGTCCAAACCCGACGAGTGACAATGTGTACGTTGATATCATAACGTGACAAGgtatactactcccttcgttcataaatgtaagtctttttagagattccaatacgaactacatacgaaacaaactgagtgaatctacactgtaaaatatgtctatatatatccgtattTGGTTTGTATTGAAATCTAAAAAGAaactatatttaggaacagagagagtatatGCTTGTACTATACGTATGTCGTTTTGCCGTGCATGTTGATGGGCGATGGCGTTCGTTGAGCCTAGCCCGGTGCCAAAACTCCAGGGGTACATGCCAGGAGAGAGAATACGACAGATCGACACAAAAGTTGGCCAGAAGAGCAAAAGAGTTGAGCTAGCTAGTGCAAAAGTTGGCCGGAAGAGCAAAAAGTTGAGCATTTTGGTGCAGTTGCTGGAATAGAAACACTGCTGATCAGTCAAAGGACAGAAGCCCATAACATAGTAGTACATGCATGTTCGTTCTATTGGTGAGCTTCTGAACATTGCAGGAATCACTAAAACTAGCGAATAGtccgcggcggcacgccgcgccaaaAGAATTGATAAGCTATTTAGTTTTTTTTAATATTTCGTAAGTTGTTCCAAGACTCAATTCGTGGTAAAGTAGTTCATACCAGAAAAAAAAGATAATCTAATTGATACATGCATAAGTGATCTACTTTATATAGTGATAGTGGGTAATGGAAGTACgaagctttgcttctcttcttagACCTAAGATATTGACCCTGATGTAGCGATAGTGAGATTTACATCTGAATCAAACCACTGTTGTTAGTCCTAAAAGACATATCATCAACAGTCAATCTATTCAAGTCGATCCAGCGAAGCAGGTGGTACGCTGCAACCATCTGACCGTCCATGAACCATCAAACTGGAAGCACACTATTACGGGAGAAAAGTCTATGCAGGTGATGACACACTAAAATATTGTTTAGCGTCTATATAGGCTTCCAGATGAACACATATTTTAGTCTTTACTATATTCCTATAACTCTGCGTGGAGCAAAGGTACTGAAAGCAAATGCAAATATTTTAGTCTTGACCATATTCCTTGAACACATCGTAATTCAGACTCGCTGACGAAGGGAGATGACCGAAGCAACCCACCTGATCCCGAGCTGCAAGATGAGCAGGAGCTCCTAGTGCTTGCGTCAATTACGATGGTCTCCTCCTGTTGCTTGGCCTGCCGCGGGGACACCCACTTGGCGATGTGCGGCGCTAGGGACGACGGCGGCAGAAGCGCCCCGCTCTCCCCGCCGTCCTCACGCTCCTACGCGCGTCGTCCACCAGGGTGACTCTGGAACGGTAGTGGCAGTGTTTACAAACATTCAAACATGGATATATCACTCCGGCATCAGTTTGGTGCTATGCTAAGTTGCTAACTCTAATCGATCGATCCGTCTTGCTGCTGCTGATGGAGCCCCAGCGCCAACAACAGCTCCGGGTTCAGAAACTGACAGAGCTACGTACATCATGTAGTCCATCCTCTGCTTCAAGTTTCGGTGAATTTGGTTTGCAGGTTTTCAGTTTTAATTTGTTTGGTAT
Above is a window of Triticum dicoccoides isolate Atlit2015 ecotype Zavitan chromosome 5B, WEW_v2.0, whole genome shotgun sequence DNA encoding:
- the LOC119309694 gene encoding U-box domain-containing protein 7-like, producing the protein MVVRCVHADAGGFRLWPVFSAATMRRKLLEVLTCGGGGGGGSCRGRTSFRSPQPRAHSQPRPRADRLAELLRAEPSECGDDEGEADAAVRKAAALEELKVVVAALQDREGDVAGGVSWRVEAATVVRRKAKDDAMAREMLAMLGAIPPLVAMLDQGGGGEELLAAALYALLNMGIGNDTNKAAIVQAGAVHKMLRIAEAASGALTEALVANFLCLSALDANKPIIGASGAAPFLVRAFEAAATEQVRHDALRALLNLSIAAANVPHLLSAGLAPSLIAAIGDMSASDRALAALCNIVAACPEGRRAVSRAPDAVPVLVDVLNWSDEAGCQEKAAYVLMVLAHRSYGDRAAMAEAGATSALLELTLVGTALAQKRASRILEILRADKGKQVVDASGVVATVSAPQERGGGGGRRREEGGEEEEEAEGEACCMSNEKRAVRQLVQQSLQSNMRRIVRRARLPQDLAPSDGLKALSSSSTSKSLPF